Proteins found in one Candidatus Hydrogenedentota bacterium genomic segment:
- a CDS encoding SpoIIE family protein phosphatase, with amino-acid sequence MADSAGTREAKAGRPLILVVDDDRVTVRLLDRLLRSTGFSTLLAGDLAEAEALLRAHPITLVLLDVHLPDGNGLDFCARMSSGAAPSDIPVLFISSNSDESTKVQGFASGAVDYITKPLAAGEVLARVRTHLRLRMAYESLARFHAERIEQIATTQQSLMPLPESLPEANFEVCIRQFHGAGGDFYDVFMVGNRTADYVVADASGHNLGVSLWTASFKALLAEYASVLNTPSEILVMINRTLRRVLPETAYFTAIYVRLNREFNTLTLVSAGHPPAVLVPASGGPVQVLQQEGDVVGIFPDPVFSVLELRVHPGDRLYLCTDGLIELTESRSDGVARLEEACGATAHLPMAEAVTTIVERLCAFSELNDDIILQGICV; translated from the coding sequence ATGGCTGATTCAGCCGGGACGAGAGAGGCAAAAGCGGGCCGCCCACTGATACTGGTCGTGGATGATGACCGGGTTACGGTTCGCCTTTTGGATCGGCTTCTTCGCAGCACCGGCTTCAGCACCCTGCTGGCGGGTGATCTTGCGGAGGCGGAAGCGCTGCTGAGGGCGCACCCGATCACCCTCGTGCTGCTGGATGTCCATCTGCCCGACGGGAATGGTCTCGACTTTTGCGCGCGGATGAGCTCCGGGGCGGCGCCGTCCGATATCCCGGTGCTATTCATATCCTCCAACAGCGACGAGTCGACCAAGGTTCAGGGCTTTGCCTCTGGGGCGGTAGACTACATCACCAAGCCACTGGCGGCGGGCGAAGTACTGGCGCGGGTGCGCACGCACCTCCGCCTTCGCATGGCCTATGAGTCCCTGGCCCGTTTCCATGCGGAGCGCATCGAGCAGATCGCGACGACCCAGCAGTCGCTGATGCCCCTACCGGAGAGTCTTCCCGAAGCGAATTTTGAGGTGTGCATTCGCCAGTTCCACGGGGCGGGCGGTGACTTCTACGATGTATTCATGGTCGGTAATCGTACGGCGGACTATGTGGTGGCCGATGCCAGCGGGCACAACCTCGGGGTATCGCTCTGGACCGCGTCCTTCAAGGCGCTCCTGGCGGAATATGCCTCGGTCTTGAACACCCCGTCGGAAATCCTCGTCATGATCAACCGGACCCTTCGCCGGGTTCTTCCCGAGACGGCGTACTTCACGGCGATTTACGTCCGCCTCAATCGTGAGTTCAACACCCTGACGCTGGTGAGCGCCGGACATCCACCCGCCGTGCTCGTTCCGGCGAGCGGGGGGCCGGTCCAGGTGCTCCAGCAGGAGGGGGACGTGGTGGGCATTTTTCCCGATCCCGTTTTCAGCGTCCTCGAACTGCGGGTGCATCCGGGTGACCGGCTTTATCTCTGTACCGACGGGCTTATTGAGCTCACGGAATCGCGATCCGACGGGGTTGCGCGTCTGGAAGAGGCCTGCGGCGCCACCGCCCATCTGCCGATGGCGGAGGCCGTTACCACCATCGTGGAGCGGCTCTGCGCCTTCTCCGAACTCAATGATGACATCATTCTCCAGGGTATCTG
- a CDS encoding peptide chain release factor-like protein produces MPRFGVTPQKEAELLRQMEACGIREEDLDESFVRGSGSGGQKINKTSSCVQLSHRPSGLEVKVQEARSQSLNRFFARRRLCELMEERTLGKKSPEALRQEKIRKQKKRRKRRSAPQEEKNN; encoded by the coding sequence ATGCCCCGATTCGGCGTCACGCCGCAAAAAGAAGCCGAACTCCTCCGCCAGATGGAGGCTTGCGGGATCCGCGAAGAAGATCTCGACGAATCCTTCGTGCGCGGCAGCGGCTCCGGTGGTCAGAAGATCAACAAGACCTCTTCCTGCGTCCAGTTGAGCCACCGCCCCAGCGGACTCGAAGTCAAGGTGCAGGAGGCGCGCTCCCAGTCGCTCAATCGCTTCTTCGCGCGGCGTCGCCTCTGCGAACTCATGGAAGAGCGCACCCTCGGCAAAAAAAGTCCCGAGGCCCTGCGTCAGGAGAAAATCCGGAAGCAGAAAAAGCGGCGGAAACGTCGGAGCGCTCCGCAGGAAGAAAAAAATAATTGA